The Candidatus Latescibacter sp. DNA window TCCCCCGCGCCACATATTTGTTTGCCGCACGGGCATAATTAACTCTGATGGATTTGACCGGCGGCCCGGCGATGCCGATACGGTCTGGGCGCCATTCGCCAAGCTTTTTCATATGCGCCCACCGCAGAATGTCGAAATCAAGCGGGTTGAATCCCATCGCCATATTGGCTACCGCTTCGGCGGCGACAATATCCCCACCGGCAATTACCACGTTATGATTGATTCCGATGCCCATCTGTCCGCTATTGTGATTCATGACCGCCCAGAATCCTTCAGCGACTCCGTAGTCGGGTTTGATGGCGCAGGTCAGGTCGACAATCCCGCGGACGAGGTTCAGATCGCTCCCCTTATGAAACACCCCTTTGTGGGTCACCTTTGGGTCATAGGAGGTTGAATGCACACAGCCGATGAAGTTCTTCATGAACAGCGTAGTGCCAACGCTCCCGTGGGTTTTCAATACCGGTATGGTAATCAGGATATCTTTTTCAAGGACGGTTTTCGGTATGAAGACGCCTTTGCGGCGGCTCGGAGCTTTGTCCGATGTGCCGTCCCTGTCCCCCGGAGGAGTGAACTGTAACGCGCCTATCCCTGTCTTATACGGGTCGAAATCGGTAACATACACTCCCGCATCTTCATTGAGGTCGACTATGTCGACGACAGACTTGTTTTTTCCGTTGAGTTGCTCGACTATTTTTGTATAGGAAAGATTGTCGAATCCCTTGAACTCGTAATGCCAGCCGTCTATGTAGTTTCCGGGCTTGATCTTCCCTTTGGAATTATACCATTCCGCAGGACCCTCGGCTATAGTGATGCGGCGCGGCGCAACCTTTTCGATGAGATACTCGGCGACCGCTTTCACAACCCGCAGATCGGTTATCAGCGCGAGCGCGTCTTCGTCCCGTTCGAAATCCGGCGCCAGCCCCGGACGGCCATAGTATCCCTCCCGGGAAAGCCAGACTACCCGGACGATATTTGTTTTTATCACGACCCAGTTGTTCTTTTTTACAATTTTGGGCAGGCTCCGCGGCGATGTATCGCGGTCAAGGGCGAGCCAGACAATATCCCGAACCTGCTGGTAGGTAAGCTCGGCATCGAGAGGCGCCGGATTGCGGAGCTCCGGCTCATTGGATGCAGCAATGGTCACGAGGGGCTTTTCACCGACGGACGTTTGTTGTGCGGCGGAAGCTGCCTTTTGATGCGCCAACTGTTCCAGGCCGATTCCGCTCAATAAAGAACCTGCCGCGGTATTTTTTATGAATTCACGGCGTTTCATGGTTATTCTCCCCTGACATGTATGGATAATAGAGATGCCGATGCCCCGCTAAAGTAAGGAACTAATCAGACATGACACGAAATGAATAGATTCCGAAACAAGTTCGGCATGACATTTTCCAGTTACACATTTTTTTTCACCGGAGCAATAATGCAAATAAAACCTTTTTTCGTTTTTCATACAATTATTTTTTCACACCACACGAAGTAGTGGATAAAAGAGAGAAAGAACACCCACGTGTCCTTTTCTCTTAACAGTATGAAATCAGAAAAATATATTCTTGAAAAGGGACGAATTAAGAAAGAAGGAATGCCATGGAAAGATTTTCTGCCGGTGCTATCGATACGCTTGCGATATTTAAACGGTTGAAAAAAGCCGGTCTGCCCGAAGAAGCGGCCCGTGAGATTGCGATGATCATTAAAGAAGTGTTTGAAACAAACAAAGTCACGCGGTTCGAACTGGAACAAGTAAAAGTCAGATATTGACCTGAAAATCGAGCAGACTAAAACCGATCTGGTTCGCTGGGTGGCGGGTCTTATGATTACACAGGCGACGGTGATCGTGGTGCTGATTAAGCTCTTGTGATGATTTGACTGTTTTCCTCCGGACGGAACACAACCCCGGTTAC harbors:
- a CDS encoding DUF362 domain-containing protein, coding for MKRREFIKNTAAGSLLSGIGLEQLAHQKAASAAQQTSVGEKPLVTIAASNEPELRNPAPLDAELTYQQVRDIVWLALDRDTSPRSLPKIVKKNNWVVIKTNIVRVVWLSREGYYGRPGLAPDFERDEDALALITDLRVVKAVAEYLIEKVAPRRITIAEGPAEWYNSKGKIKPGNYIDGWHYEFKGFDNLSYTKIVEQLNGKNKSVVDIVDLNEDAGVYVTDFDPYKTGIGALQFTPPGDRDGTSDKAPSRRKGVFIPKTVLEKDILITIPVLKTHGSVGTTLFMKNFIGCVHSTSYDPKVTHKGVFHKGSDLNLVRGIVDLTCAIKPDYGVAEGFWAVMNHNSGQMGIGINHNVVIAGGDIVAAEAVANMAMGFNPLDFDILRWAHMKKLGEWRPDRIGIAGPPVKSIRVNYARAANKYVARGIRKWQMLGPFQKPLDKAGELKPKSGDRLAENEWKLLDGDTFIDNEPLLGRGRYQDCLLYSIPGSDAAEENSLFYLALTVNGLKKGIVGQLLFGIDGGSFRAFLNGRGRSYSSTPLQYDPTPSTFITLLKGENTLVVEVKKTNAKNQPVKIAANICDLDGDRLEDITFDPAGE